One window from the genome of Jeotgalibaca sp. MA1X17-3 encodes:
- a CDS encoding bifunctional 2-keto-4-hydroxyglutarate aldolase/2-keto-3-deoxy-6-phosphogluconate aldolase: MSFKRDVLNQLQENFLFAVVRGSSQEEGYEISKAAYKGGIKNIEVTFSTPNAEKVMRQLADEFADSDMVVGAGTVLDEVAARIAILNGAKFIVSPSFNEKIAKMCNVYTIPYLPGCGTITEVHMALESGCEVVKLFPGGLLGPSFIKDLHGPIPWVEAMPSGGVSLDNMETWIGNGAWAVGVGSALTKNMKDDGYDSVTSAAKEFADKLAGIKAK, from the coding sequence ATGAGTTTTAAAAGAGATGTTTTAAATCAATTACAAGAAAATTTCCTGTTTGCAGTAGTACGTGGGAGTTCGCAAGAAGAAGGATATGAAATTTCAAAAGCTGCTTACAAAGGCGGTATTAAAAATATTGAGGTAACATTCTCAACACCAAATGCTGAAAAAGTAATGCGTCAATTAGCAGATGAGTTTGCTGATTCTGATATGGTTGTCGGTGCTGGAACGGTACTAGATGAAGTTGCAGCAAGAATTGCTATTCTAAATGGTGCGAAATTTATTGTAAGTCCTTCTTTTAATGAAAAAATCGCTAAAATGTGTAACGTATATACGATTCCATACTTACCAGGTTGTGGAACCATTACCGAAGTACATATGGCGTTAGAATCAGGTTGTGAAGTAGTTAAACTTTTCCCAGGTGGATTATTAGGACCAAGCTTTATCAAAGATTTACACGGACCTATTCCATGGGTAGAAGCCATGCCTTCAGGCGGAGTCTCTTTGGATAATATGGAAACATGGATTGGAAATGGCGCTTGGGCAGTTGGCGTCGGTAGTGCGTTGACGAAGAATATGAAAGATGATGGATATGATAGCGTAACATCGGCTGCAAAAGAATTTGCAGATAAGTTAGCAGGAATAAAAGCGAAGTAA
- a CDS encoding ABC transporter ATP-binding protein translates to MKFEKMKFVFGFILLIFAVFSDLSAPLIAQQIIDDVITPAEVQSELLVPILVRLLVIYASLMVATAIFRYFSYLLLTKAANGIIKIVRDQLYAHIQKLPIRYFDNLPAGKVVSRITNDTEALRQQFYVATISNVLLNAVYVIGAYIAISRLHAGLGIALLVLIPLMFIWHKIYSKYASVFSRRERELNGEINGKINEAVQGMPIIQAFQQEEQMADEFKKVNDEWFEVERKYVILDSGIQFSFGGLLRHITLLLVMVYFSTQYLDGVLGISIGTLYVFSDYVTRLYDPIQGIIQQMSFVQQAIAAGERVFELMDTPIEENVTAELQFSDGLVDFDSVHFGYVEGVRVLKDIHFTAKPGETVALVGHTGSGKSSIMNLLFRFYDPQEGEIRIDGQNTKDFSRQSVRSGMGIVLQDPFLLTGTILSNITLDSPEITEERARKALEEVGGGPMLSHFEKGMHEPVVEKGSTLSSGQRQLISFARALAFDPKILILDEATSSIDTETEELIQHAMDVLKKGRTTFIIAHRLSTIQYADQILVLSQGEIVEQGTHESLLDINGKYAEMYRMQKKGMQKAV, encoded by the coding sequence ATGAAATTTGAGAAAATGAAATTTGTTTTTGGATTTATTTTACTAATTTTTGCTGTGTTTAGTGATTTATCAGCACCTTTAATTGCTCAACAGATAATTGATGATGTCATCACTCCAGCAGAGGTTCAAAGTGAACTTCTTGTTCCCATTTTAGTACGGCTTCTAGTTATTTATGCATCTTTGATGGTAGCTACGGCAATCTTCCGATACTTTAGTTATCTTTTACTAACAAAAGCAGCAAATGGCATTATTAAAATAGTGCGAGACCAATTATATGCGCATATTCAAAAGTTACCGATTCGTTATTTTGATAATCTACCAGCAGGGAAAGTAGTTTCCCGGATTACTAATGATACAGAAGCGCTTCGCCAACAATTTTATGTGGCGACTATTAGTAATGTTCTTTTGAATGCCGTTTATGTGATTGGTGCTTACATTGCTATTAGCCGTTTGCATGCTGGATTGGGTATTGCTTTGTTAGTTTTAATACCACTCATGTTTATTTGGCATAAAATCTACAGTAAGTATGCAAGTGTGTTCAGTCGTAGAGAAAGAGAATTAAATGGAGAAATCAACGGGAAAATAAATGAAGCTGTCCAAGGGATGCCTATTATCCAAGCTTTTCAACAAGAAGAGCAAATGGCTGATGAGTTTAAAAAGGTGAACGACGAATGGTTTGAAGTTGAACGAAAGTATGTCATTCTTGATTCAGGAATTCAGTTCAGTTTTGGAGGGTTGTTGCGTCATATCACGCTTCTTTTAGTGATGGTGTACTTCAGTACGCAATATTTGGATGGAGTGCTAGGGATTTCAATTGGAACTCTATATGTATTTAGTGACTATGTTACTCGGTTATATGATCCGATCCAAGGAATTATTCAACAGATGTCTTTTGTCCAACAAGCGATTGCTGCTGGAGAAAGAGTCTTTGAATTGATGGATACTCCTATTGAAGAAAATGTAACTGCAGAATTACAATTTTCTGATGGATTAGTTGATTTTGATAGTGTTCATTTTGGTTATGTAGAGGGTGTCCGGGTATTAAAGGATATTCATTTTACAGCAAAACCCGGGGAAACGGTGGCCTTAGTAGGTCATACAGGTTCCGGTAAGAGCAGTATCATGAATCTCTTATTTCGTTTCTATGATCCACAAGAAGGCGAAATCCGTATTGATGGTCAAAATACGAAAGATTTTTCAAGGCAAAGTGTTCGTTCCGGAATGGGGATTGTATTACAAGATCCGTTTTTGCTAACCGGTACTATTTTATCTAATATTACGTTGGATAGCCCTGAAATTACAGAGGAGCGAGCAAGAAAAGCACTTGAAGAAGTAGGAGGTGGTCCTATGCTCTCTCATTTTGAAAAAGGGATGCATGAACCTGTCGTAGAAAAAGGAAGTACGCTTAGTTCTGGTCAAAGACAATTAATTTCTTTTGCACGTGCATTAGCGTTTGATCCTAAAATTTTAATACTAGATGAAGCAACTTCCAGTATTGATACAGAAACAGAGGAATTGATTCAACATGCAATGGACGTGTTAAAGAAAGGAAGAACAACCTTCATCATTGCCCATCGTCTTTCCACTATCCAATATGCAGACCAAATTTTAGTTCTTTCACAGGGAGAAATTGTGGAACAAGGAACACATGAATCTCTGCTAGATATAAATGGAAAATATGCTGAAATGTATCGCATGCAAAAAAAAGGAATGCAGAAAGCTGTTTAG
- a CDS encoding HAD family hydrolase produces the protein MTTKKPEYFKKKNNFIVGVDSDGCAMDTMDIKHERFFGPISADVFNVKDREVYLEDWNKINLFSNTRGINRFKALVMALQNAQGRGENIGDISALRNWTDTASSLSNGSLELLIQEAPSSDLVKTFDWSKQVNHGIETELAGEDNPFTGVKESLEYIARLTDLAIISSANSEAINSEWNRHELMPLVDVTYGQETGSKAEAISDLIKKGYDRDCILMVGDAPGDEIAAEVNDVLYYPILFGKEEECWKRLRDEAMSKFMSGEYRGEYQNHLKKNFMTC, from the coding sequence ATGACAACAAAGAAGCCTGAATATTTTAAAAAGAAAAATAATTTTATTGTTGGAGTAGACTCTGACGGTTGTGCGATGGATACAATGGATATCAAACATGAACGCTTCTTTGGTCCTATATCTGCAGATGTATTTAATGTAAAAGATCGCGAAGTATATTTAGAAGACTGGAATAAAATCAATCTTTTTTCTAATACACGTGGAATCAATCGCTTTAAAGCATTGGTAATGGCTTTACAGAATGCTCAAGGACGTGGGGAAAACATAGGAGATATTTCAGCACTTAGAAATTGGACCGATACAGCAAGCTCCTTATCTAACGGTTCATTAGAGTTATTAATTCAAGAAGCTCCTAGCTCCGATTTAGTAAAAACTTTTGATTGGAGCAAACAAGTCAATCATGGAATTGAAACAGAATTAGCTGGTGAAGATAATCCGTTTACAGGTGTAAAAGAAAGTTTAGAGTATATTGCGAGACTGACTGATCTTGCTATTATTAGTTCCGCAAACAGTGAAGCTATTAATAGTGAATGGAATCGTCATGAGTTGATGCCTTTAGTAGATGTTACATACGGTCAAGAAACAGGAAGTAAGGCGGAAGCAATTTCCGACTTAATTAAAAAAGGATACGATCGTGATTGCATCTTAATGGTTGGAGATGCACCTGGTGATGAGATAGCTGCTGAAGTAAACGATGTTTTATATTATCCTATTTTATTCGGAAAAGAAGAAGAATGTTGGAAACGACTCCGCGATGAGGCTATGTCAAAGTTTATGAGTGGTGAGTATAGAGGAGAATATCAAAATCATTTAAAAAAGAATTTCATGACTTGTTGA
- the uxuA gene encoding mannonate dehydratase, giving the protein MEMSFRWYGQDDPVTLANIRQIPKMEGIVTAIYDIPVGQPWPMERIEKLKADVEEAGMRISVIESVPVHEDIKLGKPTRDKYIAAYKETIRNLGKAGVPVICYNFMPIFDWTRSDLHYELPDGSNALIFDEEEVNKMDPRKLSLPGWDESYTPESINAMMDEYKEVDTEKLWENLEYFIKEIMPVAEEAGVKMAIHPDDPPYSIFGLPRIITGGEALNRFIKLYDSEYNGVTLCVGSFASDPKNDAVAILKDMLSKNRVNFMHARNVKLVGGKSFEESAHLSEMGSIDMYEVVKACVDAGYEGPIRPDHGRMIWGETGKPGYGLYDRALGATYLNGLEEACKKANK; this is encoded by the coding sequence ATGGAAATGTCGTTTAGATGGTATGGACAAGATGATCCAGTAACATTAGCAAATATTCGTCAAATACCGAAAATGGAAGGAATTGTTACAGCAATTTATGATATACCTGTGGGACAACCATGGCCTATGGAACGTATTGAGAAATTGAAAGCTGATGTAGAAGAGGCAGGTATGCGTATTTCTGTTATAGAATCCGTACCGGTTCATGAAGATATCAAATTAGGAAAACCTACTCGTGATAAATACATTGCTGCTTACAAAGAAACAATCCGTAACCTTGGAAAAGCTGGAGTTCCAGTAATTTGTTATAACTTCATGCCTATTTTTGACTGGACTCGTAGTGATTTACATTATGAACTTCCAGATGGATCAAATGCATTGATTTTTGATGAAGAAGAAGTTAATAAAATGGATCCACGTAAACTTTCCTTGCCAGGTTGGGATGAAAGTTACACACCAGAAAGTATCAATGCGATGATGGATGAGTATAAAGAAGTAGATACGGAGAAACTCTGGGAAAACTTGGAATACTTTATTAAAGAAATCATGCCTGTTGCAGAAGAAGCAGGAGTGAAAATGGCTATTCACCCAGATGATCCTCCATATAGCATCTTTGGTTTGCCTCGTATTATTACTGGTGGTGAAGCATTGAATCGTTTTATTAAGTTATACGATAGTGAATATAATGGAGTAACTCTTTGTGTTGGTTCATTTGCATCTGATCCAAAAAATGATGCAGTAGCTATTTTGAAAGATATGCTTTCAAAAAACCGTGTAAACTTTATGCATGCTCGTAATGTGAAACTAGTTGGCGGAAAATCTTTTGAAGAATCTGCTCATCTTTCTGAAATGGGTTCGATTGATATGTATGAAGTAGTAAAAGCTTGTGTGGATGCTGGGTATGAAGGGCCGATTCGTCCAGACCATGGTCGAATGATTTGGGGAGAAACTGGTAAACCAGGTTATGGCTTATATGATCGTGCGTTGGGAGCAACTTACTTGAACGGCCTGGAAGAAGCTTGTAAAAAAGCTAATAAATAA
- the uxaC gene encoding glucuronate isomerase, with amino-acid sequence MSFIHQDFMLQTETAKHLYHDFAKDMPIFDYHCHLSPQQIAEDYEFENVTELWLGGDHYKWRAMRAMGIEERKITGKASPEEKFEAWAYTCENAVGNPLFHWSALELKRYFHIDEILTSKNWKVIYDQCNAVIKEEKLTARTLIKNSNVTFICTTDNPTDDLVWHEKIAADKTFDVVVSPGFRPDEAFAIQDAPKFTTFLSKMKQVTGKSVDSFKDLVDGLEERIQYFADRGSNVSDHGLSEIHYVEASDQEVEDVFQKASKGEIVTKEDYAKFQTKLFVELGKIYHAKNFVMQLHFGAIRNNSTRIFEKIGPDAGVDSIQDQSNVSYVLNHLMDAMDKENKLPKFIMYPLDPTYFDLAGTAAANFQSAPGIRSKVQLGAGWWFNDTKYGMLKQLRSLSEAGLLMNFVGMLTDSRSFISYTRHEYFRRILCNFIGDLVEQGEIPQDDELLERLITNISYDNAVEYFDFQK; translated from the coding sequence ATGTCTTTTATTCATCAAGATTTCATGCTTCAAACAGAAACAGCAAAACATTTGTACCATGATTTTGCCAAAGATATGCCGATTTTTGATTACCATTGTCATTTATCTCCACAACAAATTGCAGAAGATTATGAATTTGAGAATGTTACTGAATTATGGCTAGGCGGAGATCATTATAAATGGCGTGCAATGAGAGCGATGGGAATTGAAGAAAGGAAGATAACGGGTAAGGCATCACCTGAAGAAAAATTTGAAGCATGGGCCTACACGTGTGAAAATGCAGTTGGAAACCCTCTGTTCCATTGGTCAGCTTTAGAGTTGAAGAGATATTTTCATATTGATGAGATTCTTACGTCTAAAAATTGGAAGGTCATTTATGATCAATGTAATGCCGTTATCAAAGAAGAAAAGTTGACAGCTCGTACGTTAATTAAAAATTCAAATGTAACTTTTATTTGCACAACGGATAATCCAACCGATGATCTAGTTTGGCATGAAAAGATTGCAGCAGATAAAACCTTTGATGTGGTGGTTAGTCCTGGGTTCCGACCAGATGAAGCTTTTGCAATTCAAGATGCTCCTAAATTCACAACCTTTCTGTCTAAAATGAAACAAGTAACCGGAAAGTCAGTAGATAGTTTTAAAGATCTAGTTGATGGATTAGAAGAACGTATTCAATACTTTGCGGATCGTGGTTCAAACGTATCCGATCATGGATTATCAGAGATTCATTATGTAGAAGCATCTGACCAAGAAGTAGAAGACGTTTTCCAAAAAGCTAGTAAAGGTGAAATAGTCACAAAAGAAGACTATGCTAAGTTTCAAACAAAATTATTTGTAGAATTAGGTAAAATTTACCACGCAAAAAACTTTGTAATGCAACTACACTTTGGAGCTATTCGAAATAATAGTACGCGTATTTTTGAGAAGATTGGACCGGATGCAGGAGTGGACTCTATTCAAGATCAGTCTAATGTCAGCTATGTACTGAATCACTTAATGGATGCAATGGACAAAGAAAATAAATTACCAAAATTTATCATGTATCCACTTGATCCAACTTATTTTGACTTAGCAGGTACGGCCGCAGCAAATTTCCAAAGTGCACCAGGAATCCGTAGTAAGGTTCAACTAGGAGCCGGTTGGTGGTTCAACGATACGAAGTATGGAATGTTGAAACAATTAAGATCTCTTTCAGAAGCTGGACTATTGATGAATTTTGTAGGTATGCTAACGGATTCTAGAAGCTTTATTTCTTATACACGTCATGAATATTTCCGAAGAATTCTCTGTAACTTCATTGGTGATTTGGTGGAACAAGGAGAAATTCCTCAAGACGATGAACTGCTGGAACGATTAATTACTAATATTAGCTATGACAATGCAGTAGAGTACTTTGATTTTCAAAAATGA
- a CDS encoding SDR family oxidoreductase: MVSPFVHDFTDKVVVVTGAGGILCSFFAKEFARAGAKVALLDLNEEAAQGYADEIVEAGGIAKAYKANVLEKESLQSAKEKVVADLGAVDILVNGAGGNNPRATTDNEYHETDLPEETKSFFDLEQSGIEFVFNLNFLGTVLPTQVFAEDMVGRAGANIINISSMNGFTPLTKIVAYSGAKAAISNLTEWLAVHFSHVGIRVNAIAPGFLVSKQNEKLLFHEDGSPTERAGKILNGTPMGRFGEPNELIGGLLFLADEQASSFVNGVVLPIDGGYNAYSGV, encoded by the coding sequence ATGGTAAGTCCATTTGTTCATGATTTTACTGATAAAGTAGTAGTGGTTACGGGTGCAGGAGGAATTCTTTGTTCTTTCTTTGCAAAAGAATTCGCGCGTGCAGGTGCTAAAGTAGCATTGCTAGACCTTAATGAAGAAGCCGCACAAGGATATGCTGACGAAATTGTTGAAGCAGGCGGAATAGCAAAAGCTTATAAAGCAAACGTTCTTGAAAAAGAAAGTCTTCAATCTGCAAAAGAAAAGGTTGTCGCAGACTTAGGAGCGGTTGATATCTTGGTAAATGGTGCGGGTGGAAATAATCCTCGTGCAACCACAGATAATGAGTATCATGAAACTGATTTGCCAGAAGAAACAAAATCGTTTTTTGATCTAGAACAAAGTGGAATTGAATTTGTATTCAACTTAAACTTCTTAGGAACCGTGTTACCAACACAAGTTTTCGCTGAAGATATGGTAGGACGTGCTGGAGCAAATATCATTAATATTTCTAGTATGAATGGTTTTACACCATTAACTAAAATTGTTGCCTACTCAGGAGCAAAAGCAGCTATTTCCAACTTAACAGAGTGGTTAGCCGTTCACTTCTCTCACGTTGGAATTCGTGTAAATGCAATTGCACCAGGATTCTTAGTTTCTAAACAAAACGAGAAATTATTATTCCATGAAGATGGAAGTCCAACTGAACGAGCAGGTAAAATTTTAAATGGAACTCCAATGGGACGTTTCGGTGAACCAAACGAATTAATTGGTGGACTGTTATTCTTAGCTGATGAACAAGCATCGAGCTTTGTTAACGGAGTTGTTCTCCCAATTGATGGTGGGTATAACGCTTATTCTGGAGTTTAA
- a CDS encoding AraC family transcriptional regulator: MKKEENSIIMKGHTIPEEGFAYAPNFIANSFRRGGDELFELHAHSQFEIYIFHQGNAHYLIDSQIYMLEPGTIILLDGSELHKVKIRDEPDNYLRSTIHFSFEWLAPLINGAQAKFLLESFKKFRHRIFTISSQKKMLEITELIEKLEQLATGEPEDRKESEIQITLAYLLLQLFNASKEDIVFLHEEKSEKTQYAQQIAAFLQQNFHKKIKLKHLSKELNLSTSYMSHLFKEETGYTVMQYLMNYRLIQAKTILEVSYNSKTIKECAHECGFESDAHFNRFFKAHVGMSPDKFRKKISKER, translated from the coding sequence ATGAAGAAAGAAGAAAATAGTATTATAATGAAAGGGCATACAATTCCAGAGGAAGGGTTTGCATATGCACCAAATTTTATAGCGAACTCTTTTAGAAGAGGAGGAGATGAACTTTTTGAATTACATGCACATTCTCAATTCGAAATTTATATATTTCATCAAGGAAATGCACACTACTTAATTGATAGCCAAATCTATATGTTGGAACCAGGTACTATTATACTATTAGATGGTTCTGAATTACATAAAGTAAAAATAAGAGACGAACCAGATAATTACTTAAGAAGTACGATTCATTTTTCTTTTGAATGGTTAGCCCCACTTATAAATGGAGCTCAAGCAAAATTTTTATTAGAGTCTTTTAAAAAGTTTCGTCATCGGATTTTCACTATTTCTAGTCAAAAAAAAATGTTAGAGATCACAGAACTTATTGAAAAATTAGAACAATTAGCAACAGGAGAACCAGAAGATCGTAAGGAATCAGAGATACAAATAACTCTAGCTTACTTATTACTTCAACTATTTAATGCAAGTAAAGAAGATATAGTGTTTCTGCACGAAGAAAAAAGCGAAAAAACGCAATATGCACAGCAAATTGCTGCGTTTCTTCAACAAAATTTTCATAAAAAAATTAAACTAAAGCATCTTTCTAAAGAATTAAATTTGAGTACATCATATATGTCCCATCTTTTTAAAGAAGAGACAGGATATACTGTGATGCAATACCTAATGAACTATCGATTAATTCAGGCAAAAACAATATTAGAAGTTTCTTATAATTCTAAAACAATAAAAGAATGTGCCCATGAATGTGGTTTTGAAAGTGATGCTCATTTTAATCGTTTTTTCAAAGCACATGTAGGAATGTCTCCCGATAAATTCAGAAAAAAGATATCTAAAGAGAGGTAG
- a CDS encoding ABC transporter ATP-binding protein encodes MMDHFLKMRATFYEKFRTGDLMARSTQDIRSIADTAGYGMMVLMNATLFLSVIILMMGISVSWKLTLFSLLPLTFLAYFFGKVGSAVEKRYSIAQKSFSSLNDDVLEAVDGIRVVRAYVKEEDYVEKFRSQTEDMLRKNNRVADANALFSPLVKVFIATSHIIAFGYGSSLVFEGMLSVGDMVAFQMYLGMIVWPIVSIGELNNVLRQGSASMIRVEEVLESGDDMEEIGTKAIEVADDIVMHGLTFQYPSSSEINLDGIDVILEKGKTLGIVGKTGAGKTTLIRQLLRQYPLGTGDFRYGQEAVQSYRNQSVQGLIGYVPQDHILFSRSVRDNIAFGKGGATDEEIMESIRIASFEEDLMKMNDGLDTMIGEKGVSISGGQKQRISIARALIKNPQILILDDSLSAVDANTEQKIIDNIRRVRKGKTTIISTHRLTAVKQADEIIVLEDGKIIERGTHEGLLQEKGWYYVQFHRQELKEGGTD; translated from the coding sequence ATGATGGATCATTTTTTAAAAATGCGAGCTACTTTTTATGAAAAATTTCGTACGGGAGATTTGATGGCACGTTCCACACAAGATATTCGAAGTATCGCTGACACAGCAGGGTATGGAATGATGGTTTTGATGAATGCTACTTTGTTTCTTTCCGTTATTATTTTGATGATGGGGATATCGGTTTCTTGGAAATTAACCTTATTTAGTTTATTGCCATTAACATTCCTTGCTTACTTTTTTGGAAAAGTCGGGAGTGCTGTGGAGAAACGGTATTCTATTGCACAAAAATCTTTTTCTTCTTTAAACGATGATGTTTTAGAAGCGGTAGATGGTATACGTGTTGTACGTGCGTATGTAAAAGAAGAAGACTATGTCGAGAAGTTTCGTTCTCAAACAGAAGATATGCTGAGGAAAAACAACCGAGTAGCAGATGCAAATGCTCTTTTTTCTCCATTAGTTAAAGTATTTATTGCTACTAGTCATATTATAGCCTTTGGATATGGTTCATCTTTAGTGTTTGAGGGGATGTTATCCGTTGGAGATATGGTTGCTTTCCAAATGTACTTAGGGATGATTGTGTGGCCTATTGTTTCAATTGGAGAATTGAATAATGTCTTGCGTCAAGGAAGTGCCTCAATGATTCGTGTAGAAGAAGTACTAGAATCGGGCGATGATATGGAAGAAATAGGGACAAAAGCTATCGAAGTAGCTGATGATATTGTGATGCATGGCTTAACGTTCCAATATCCATCTAGTTCCGAGATAAACTTGGACGGAATTGACGTTATTCTTGAAAAAGGAAAAACACTAGGGATTGTAGGTAAAACAGGAGCGGGTAAAACAACGCTGATTCGCCAGTTGCTTCGACAATACCCATTAGGAACCGGTGACTTTCGTTATGGTCAAGAGGCCGTACAAAGTTATCGGAACCAATCAGTCCAAGGATTAATTGGTTACGTGCCCCAAGATCATATCCTTTTTTCTAGAAGCGTGAGGGATAATATTGCTTTTGGAAAAGGAGGAGCTACGGATGAAGAGATTATGGAAAGTATCCGGATAGCTTCTTTTGAAGAAGATTTGATGAAAATGAATGATGGATTAGATACCATGATTGGAGAAAAAGGAGTTTCCATTTCTGGGGGGCAAAAGCAACGAATTTCAATCGCTCGTGCCTTGATTAAAAACCCTCAGATTCTCATTTTGGATGATTCGTTATCTGCTGTTGATGCAAATACAGAGCAGAAGATTATTGATAATATTAGGCGTGTTCGAAAAGGAAAAACAACTATTATTTCTACACACCGTTTGACAGCGGTGAAACAAGCGGATGAAATCATTGTGTTGGAAGATGGTAAAATTATTGAACGAGGTACACATGAAGGACTACTTCAAGAAAAAGGTTGGTACTACGTTCAGTTCCACCGACAGGAACTGAAAGAAGGTGGAACAGATTGA
- a CDS encoding IclR family transcriptional regulator yields MAAKKEQATGSKVQSIDRAVLVLETLSEYNSLSLHELSEKVKLHKATTHRIVNSLVDNGFIEQIEETKQYRISLRMFELGNKRVQNIDFLNVAKSIIRQLSTDVNQTVHLVIEDDDEILYIDKYGDQTESKMRSKIGLKAPLYCTAVGKAILSTRSEEEIKVYWEKIDAEEKTTNTITNFEAFVPELQKIRQKGYALDNEEFEYGVFCIGSVFSSYKEEGAGAISISLNITEKENKEYYIKKTLECSKKITSLLGG; encoded by the coding sequence ATGGCTGCAAAAAAAGAACAAGCGACAGGCTCAAAAGTCCAATCCATTGATCGGGCTGTCTTAGTATTGGAAACTCTCTCTGAATATAACAGCTTGAGTTTGCATGAATTAAGCGAAAAAGTAAAACTTCACAAAGCAACAACACATCGAATCGTCAACTCATTAGTTGATAACGGATTCATCGAACAGATAGAGGAGACGAAGCAGTATCGAATCTCTCTAAGAATGTTTGAACTAGGAAATAAAAGAGTTCAAAATATTGATTTTTTAAATGTGGCAAAAAGTATTATTCGCCAATTATCTACAGATGTTAATCAAACCGTTCATCTCGTAATCGAAGATGATGATGAAATTCTATACATTGATAAGTATGGAGATCAAACAGAGTCAAAAATGCGTTCAAAAATCGGTTTGAAAGCACCTTTGTATTGCACAGCAGTTGGGAAAGCAATTTTGTCAACTCGTTCTGAGGAAGAGATAAAAGTATATTGGGAAAAAATTGATGCTGAAGAAAAGACCACTAATACGATTACTAATTTTGAAGCATTTGTTCCTGAGTTACAAAAAATTCGACAAAAAGGTTATGCGCTAGACAATGAAGAATTTGAATATGGTGTATTTTGTATTGGTTCAGTATTTTCTAGTTATAAAGAAGAGGGCGCAGGTGCAATCAGTATTTCTTTAAATATTACAGAAAAAGAAAACAAAGAATATTATATTAAGAAGACTTTGGAGTGCTCCAAAAAAATCACTTCCTTATTAGGCGGATAA